A window of Chlorobium phaeobacteroides DSM 266 genomic DNA:
AAAGTGCATATACTTGCGCACAGCATGGGCAACCGGGTAATGCTCTATGGCTTGTCGGGCAACTCTTGGCCAAACGGCAGGATATCACAGGTCGTTTTCGCCGCTGCCGACGTCTATGTCGAAACCTTTCGCGAACTCTTTCCGAAAATCAGGGAGAAGGCCGCGCTCTATACCTCCTACACTTCGAAGAAAGACCGTGCGCTCCTGATATCGGGGATTCTCCATAAGGCGAAAAGGATCGGCATATCCAGAGGTGAGCCCTTCGTCATGGATGGGCTTGAAACCATCGATGCGTCGAAAGTCGACAACGGATTTCCCGGGCACGGCTATTTTGCCGAAGAAACAAAGCTTATCGAGGATATTTCCCAACTGCTCGGCAAAGGGCTTTCTGCGGGTCGCCGCAAACTCTACCAGCCGCCATCGAAAGCGTACTGGGATTTCAGGTAAAATAGCGGGGCCCTATCTGGGATCCTGGAGGATTCTGATATGACCTGTATGCATATAGCCGATTTTTCCATCAGCCGTTTTAACCTGCCACCAGCTCCCATCCTGAAGGTAGGTGTGGAATTGTTCGTTCCGGGTAACCTTTGCGACAATTGAACTGCTGGAAGATTTCATGCTTCGAACGTTCGTAAATCCGTCCGGATCATCAATAACTGCCTTAAGAATGAAGATATCCTGCAGATGCGGCGTTACCTCCTCTTTCGCTGGGGTCGTCTGAACGGTTGCCTGCATGACAGCGGTGGCGGGCGGCGCTGATGCCTCAGGCTTATGTTTTGCTGTCGGGGAGCCACCTGAAATCGCCATATAAAAACCCGTTGCGGCAGTCAAAACGGTACCGATACCGGTCAGAATTCCCGGGATCGTTCCCCAGAAGTTTTTGTTCTCTTCAGCCATGCTTGTTCAGTACAGGTTCAATAAAACCATTTCCGGCAGCTTGTCAGATTGAAACAGCAATGACGGATTAAGGTTTTAAAATAGGTTATGAAAACGGATAATTGAAATCTCGGGAACGAGAAAAAATAAAATACGTTTGACACGACGATCGTTCATCGACCATGTTCCTCTTATTAATAATTACAGCACGATATGCTGAAATAAAAAGGGAAAAGGCATGCTTGAAAACAGGCCCCTTGTAAAGCTTCGGCTGGAGGCGGGGAGCCTGATCGTATTTTGTTTTGTTTTCAAATAAACAGTGTATATTTACACTGTAAATAAAAAATGACTACTATGGCCAGACCGTTCAAGGCATTGCAGATGCCAAATCTCAGCGAATCCATCAAGGAGGCCGCCTGGCGGCAGATTAACGAATTTGGAGCATCTTCGCTTTCCCTCCGAAAAATCGCACGGGAGCTCGGCATTACGGCTCCGGCTATCTATAACTATTTTCCCGACCGCGACGCTCTGGTGACGGCGCTTATTATCGACGCCTACGCATCGTTTGGAGACTGTCAGCATGAAGCCGGGCAAGCGCATCCCGGACAAGGCAGGGAGATCGAGCGGCTGAAGGCTACCGGACTTGCATACCGTAAATGGGCGCTCGTCCATCCGCTTCGCTATCTGCTCATCTTCGGCAATCCGGTTCCCGGCTACGTTCCGCCCATGCAGAAACTGCTGCCTGTCATGATGCGTTCGCTCGGCACTCTTGTCGGAATCATTGCGGAACTTCATGTTCTCGGGCGCCTCCATATCGAAGGGGTCCCGTTGCCGATGCTCAAGCCGGGCAATCGTTTTTTCGCTCTCATGGAAACCGCGGACGAAGGCATGCATGCAGTTTATGCTGTAGCCATGCTTATCTGGAGCCGGGTGCACGGCCTTGTGTCGCTCGAAATAACCGGCCAGCAGCTCCCGTTCGCAGAGGACGGAGCGGCGCTTTATCTGTTCGAGCTCGACTCCATCTGCCGTCAGTTTGTCCGATCGCCGGAGTCCGCACCGGATGCAACCGGATTTTCCAGCAACCATTAACCGGAAAGAATCATGAAAAAAACCATCGTTGCAGGTCTGGCTGGAGGTATGGCCATGAATCTCGCTATGTTGCTGACCTTCCGTACCCTCGGATTCGGCTGGGACGGCAAGGGGATTCTGCTGACCTCGCCCATGCAGAGCCACAAGCTTATCGCGGTATGGACGGAAATCCAGCCGCTGCCGCTTGTCGTGAACACCCCGCTTCCCATCATTCTGGGCCTCATGCTTTTCGGCATTGGCCATGCGTTCATCTACCGTTCAGTCGCAAGCGCCTGGCCGGCAGGGGTGTTGCCGAGGGCCATGAGGATGTCCGGCCTGATTTTCTTCATGACCTTTCTTTTCTGGGAGTTTTTTACCCCCTTCAATCAGTTTGGCGAGCCGCTGCCGCTCATTGCGCTTGAACTGTCGTTCTGGGTAGTTATTGCAACTGCCGAGGGTATAGCTATTGCATGGGTGATGGAAAGGAGGACAGCATGAAAGCGCTGATTTTCGACGGATCGCCTGAAGGCGACAGCACGGGCGGAAGGCTTGCGGAGGTTCTGGCTGAACTACTTGCAGCGAAAGGGTATGAAACCGGGCATATTGTGCTGCGTCAGAAAACCATCGGCAACTGCAACGGCTGTTTCCAGTGCTGGTTGAAAACCCCCGGTATCTGTGTTCTGGACGATGACAACCGGGAGCTGTCGCAGCGGTTCATCGGGAGCGATCTGCTGATTCTCCTGACGCCGGTAACCTTCGGGGGGTATTCGCCGGAACTGAAACGGATGCTTGACCATTTTATTGCCAATGTTTCTCCCTTTTTCATGACGGTTAATGGTGAAACGCACCATCGAAATCGTTATGCGGCCTATCCTGATCTGCTGGTGATCGGATGGCTCGACCAGCCTGACAGGGTTCAGGAATCTCTGTTCAATCATCTTGCATGGCGCAACTCGATAAATTTTTATGCAAAACGAAGCAGTTGGGGCATCATCGAGCGTTCTGCCGGCTCAGTTGTACTGAGGCAGAAGCTGGCAGACCTGTTTCAGGGGCTTGACAGTCCTGCCGAACGGGTAGAGATGAAACTTCCGGATGTTGCTGCGGTTTCAGGAAAGTCCGGGCCGCCACGCAAAGCCCTCCTGCTCTGCGGAAGTCCGCGCATGGCGAAAAGCACATCGGATTCTCTGGGAGGATACCTGCTTGACCGGCTCGAAGCTCAGGGGGTTGAGACGCAAACCATCTATATCTACAAGATGTTGCATGACGGTCGGAAAGTTCAGCAGATGCTCGATGCCGTCGATAGTACCGATCTCTGTATTCTGGCATTTCCGCTCTATATCGACTCCCTGCCCGCGCCGGTACTCTCCGCGCTGCGGATGATCAAGGAGCATCGCAAAGCAAGACCGGCGCAAGGCGGGTTTGCGGCTATAGCGAACTGCGGGTTCATAGAATCCGCCCAGAATGAAAACGCGCTTGCCGCCTGCGAGGCTTTTGCCGGCGCATCCGGTTTCAACTGGATGGGCAGCGTTTCGGTTGGCGGAGGCGAAGGCCTGGTGCACGGTCGTCCGCTCGCTGAGCTTGGCGGGCCGGCGATTCCTTACCGGCGAGCTCTCGACAGTGTCGCCCAATTCCTCGCAGCGGGTAAGCCTGTGCCTGAAGATGCCCGCAGGCAGCTTGGCAGGCCGTTTGTTCAGTCCTGGATTTTCCGGTTTTTCGGCTCCAGGAACTGGAAAAAACGTGCTCGTCAGAATGGCGTCCTGCACAAGCTGAACGATTGTCCGTATCAGCCGTCTGCGCGATAGGTAACGACAGTGGGAGATCTGTCTGCCGGTATCTGACGATACCGTTGGTATGGATAGCATCTGTCTTTATTATTGATTGTTACGGGATTTATCAATAAATTACCTCTATCTTATAGGAAAATCGCTTACAGCGAGATACGGTTCCGCAACCTCCAGCCTCATGACTATGCCGGTTACATGCCTACGCTTCCTGACCGGCCCGGTTCGCCTTGCTCGAAACAAGTTCACCATTATGATAAGTCCGTAGGAACACGCAGACTGATCGGCGATGTTCCCTGATCGATGTGCCGAATGCAAAGCAATGCGTTCCTTCAGACAGAGTTTGACCACATAACGAAACAGATTATCCTCTTATGCCTAAAAAAAACGCCGGAACTCCAGCCAAAAAAGTCAAGGATGCGCTGCCGTCCGCAGGATCGTCGACGGCCGTAAAGCTCGCAACCGGATCTTCCGGTACGCCGGCGGCACCGTCCGCAGGATCGTCGGCGACCGTAAAGCCCGCAACCGGATCTTCCGGTACGCCGGCGGCACCTTCCACAGGATCGTCAACAACCGGAAAACCGGCATCGGGATCGCCGGCAACAGGGACTCCGGCAACAGGAGCCCAGAGTTCAGGTACGCCGCCATCAGGGACAGGAACCGCTCCTGCTGCGGTCGCATCGCAAACGACGGCAGGCGCCTGGCTGAGCAAAAATCAGGCAGCCGACTATATCCAGCGTTTTCAGGATGCAGGGTATGACGATTTGTCGGACCTTCTTCCCGAAATCATCAGAACCGTGCTGCAGAGCGAGAAACCCGGAGTCGTCGATCGCCTGGTTCGAATCCGTACACAGGAACTCCGCCAGCCACAGCCCCTTCCTGCGCCTGCGCTTAAGCCCGGAATGGAGATGGATCTTTCCGCTCCTGTCCTGAAAGGGATGGACGGCATTTCCATCAAACTTCCCGATCTCGGATTTGCTCCCGGGCCCGATAAACGGGGTGATGTCGTATCCCCCGCTTCCATGACCGATGAAGATTGGCTTGCGCTGGCCATAAACAGCGACATGCTCATGGGGCTCGATCTCGAAAACTTTTTTGAAGGAGAGTCAAGCACGCCTCAGGAGTGCTTCGCTCCCGCTCTCTGGTGGAAGGTTCCTGCATCGAGAGAGTTCTTCAACTGCGAGCATCTTTCTGCGAAAATCAATACCGAAATCACCTATACCTCCAAATCGGCCACCATGGTTTCGGCAGGCTTTACCTCCGTGACGGCGAGCGTTTCAACCCCCTGGGTGAGCGCTTCGGTTTCGCACGAAAAGAGCTACAGGAACGCGCAGTCGAGCAAGATAAGCACGCTCTATATCGTCGGCATGTACGATCTGGACAGGGTCAGGGTGGATCTCGACGAGTGCACCGTGGTGTCGCCGCGATTCGTCGCTGCAGTCGAAAACGCGCTGGCCGACCCCAACCCCAAGGATGCGCTTGCAAAGGTTTTTCAGAAATACGGGCAGATTATCGGCAGGCAGATTACGCTCGGAGGCCGTCTCTTTTTTGTGCATGTCAAGGAAGAAATGGAGAACTCCAGAATCGAGACGCTCAAAAGTACGACTTCGGCGGCAATTGCCGGAGCATACGGCGCCTTCGGCGGATCGGGGAGCGTTTCATTCGGATCATCGTCGGAAAAGCAGGAGAGCAGCCAGAGCATGAATGAAAAGATCGCATTTCAGGCTATAGGCGGAGACGTAACGCTTGCCAACGAACCTGAAAAATGGAAGGATACCATCAAGTCCCCCGCCATGTGGGAGGTGATCCGGTACGACAAGATTCGTTATACCTATGAGCTTCTGAGCCCCGAATTGCGGGAGCTTGTTCTGATGTACTGGGAACGTCCGATGGGTAGCGATGAAGGACCCATCGTGTTGCCGAAAGCGAAGGTGGAGACGATGAAATCTTCCGACGGAGTAGCCATAACCGGTTTCAAAATCCATTTCGGACAAAAGGTGCCCGGACTCTCGATGCGATACTATGCGACGTCGGAGGACGGAAGTTTCTATGACTGGGTTAACGAGGGGAAGCTCTGCGGTACGGAGAGCAACGGCGCATCGCCCCTTCAGGACTTTCTTGTCGAACTGACCGGAGGACTTGCAAGACGCTATGAACTGCACTATCGCGCCATGCGAGCCGACGACACCTTTACCGAATGGGTAAGCGGGACGAAGATCTGCGGCGCCAAGGGCATGAAAATCAAGGATATTCAGGCGGTACTCTCTCCGTTAGGTGGAGGGATTGTGCGGATTCCTGCAGAATCGTTTATCCCGAGCGAGGGAAAGGGAACCTATGATATCGGCAAGTATGGCACCGGAATCGTCAATGCCGCTGTTCCCGGAGAGTGGGTGTTGACCTACCAGTGTCAGTACACCGGATCAAAACCGGTACGGCGACGTCTCGAAGCGTTGTTTGCCTCAGCGAACGAAAGTCGGCCTGTAAAGGTCGAGTTCAACGGAGCGATTGTCAATGGCGCAGCTCTGGAATATGCCACTGGCGCCTGGGATACCAGCGGCCTGCGTACAGCGCGGATCGGAACGGTGACTCTTCTGCCCGGCATGAACACCCTGAAGATAAGCAGGCCGGGCCCCGGGTCTCCGCACATGAAAGAGTTCAGGCTGGTTGCGGAAGTGATCGATATTCCGGCGACATCGTTCATTGGCACGACGCCTCTCGGCAAGAATAATTACGGTCTTGGCGTTATCGATTCGGGCGCCTGCGGGAACAGCGTTACAGTCCCCTATGAGTTTACCTTTACAGGGAAAAAACCGACAACGTTAATGCTGGAAGGAGTTTACACTGCCATGGACAGTCGTCCCGTCGATATCGTTATCAACCCCGAAGATGAAAAGCCGCAGACGTTTTCCAAAGTTATGGCAACCGTTACCGGAAGCTGGTGGAAAGACCGGCAGCGAGTTGAAACGATCGGGGATGTTATCGTCCGTCCTGGCAAAAACACGCTTATGCTTCGCACGACAAAGAATGCTCTTCCGCATATCCAGGAGTTCCGTCTGGTATCGAAAGAGACGTTCTTCGATTTCGATCCCGATGCGGACTGAACGCCTCATTCGTCTTCTTGCCGGTAAACGGCAGGTAAACTGCTCATAGCAGGGAGGATGGCGCTCGAACTGTTGAAAGCCGGTTTGAGTGCTGCCCTTTCCTGCATTGAACCCTGAATTCCCGCAGAGTTTTCATTAAGAGACGAATGGGGATGAAGAGGAAGAGTTGCCCACGAATTACACGAATTTGCACGAAAAAGAAATTGGCAGTTGGTTTTCTCTGGCTTCGCCGATAAAAACAACTGCCGGTTTTTTGATTAAGAAACGAATTGGGATGAAGAGGAAGAGTTTTGCCCACGAATTACACGAATTTGCACGAAAAAGAAATTGGCAGTTGGTTTTCTCTGGCTTCGCCGATAAAAACAACAGCCGGTTTTTTGATTAAGAAACGAATTGGGTATGTCATCTCGACCATCGGGAGAGATCTCTCTTCTCTTCTTTCCCCAACTCAGAACTCATTGCTCAGCACTTTCTTCTTCCCAGTACCCAGTACCCAGTACCCAGTACCCAGTACCCAGTACCCAGTACCCAGTACCCAGTACCCAGTACCCTCTACCCACTTTCCACAGCCTACTTTCCACTTCCCACTACCCATTACCCCCAACTCGGCACTCAGTACTTAAAACTCAGAAAAAGCCATGGGCGCCTCCTTTTGTTATGGTTACTAATGTGACTGTGTTTAAGGCAAAAAAAGAGGGTTATTTGCACATAACCCTCTTTTTTTCACTGATTTGTGGCGACCATGGTTACATTTTCTCCGGGAATTCAGGTTGAACGGCGGTTCACTTGCTGCCCTTTCTCCTCCCTGAATGACCTCCGAATGCTCTGCACGGAACAACGTGCAAGAATCCATCCTGTTTTGACGTCATACTCCTTGTAACGGTTACCTTCCGGAACAGCGGCTGCGTCATATATTTTAAACACTTAACGGATAAAACAACGACTATGAGCGTATCGATGAAATCGTGGGCCACCCCTTTGGCCATAGGCAGCTTCATCATTCTTGCCGTGACAGGCATCCTTATGTTTTTCAAAATCGAAGGCGGCTACATCAAACCGGTGCACGAGTGGCTGAGCTGGGCAATGGTTGCCGGCGTGTTGCTTCACATCTTCGCCAACTGGAAATCCTTTCTCGCATATTTCTCGAAAATTCCGGCGGTCTCGATTATCTCGATCGGCGTTATCGTCACGGCGCTTGCGGTGTTCATGCCCGCTTCCCGCGATGGTGGCAACCCAAAAATGAAGATGATGAAGGCCATCGAATCGGCCAGGCTTGAAACGGTCGCAGAAATCTCGGGCAAAGAGAGCAGCGAGATCGTTGCCGCGCTTAAAGAGAAAGGCATCATGGTGGATGACCCGACTATGACCGTCCGCCAGATCGCCAGGACGAATAACAAGGAGGCGATGGAGGTGCTCGGGGTGGTGTTCAGGTAAAAGGAGAGCAGCATCTGTACGTATAAAGCCGGGCATCGTCCCGGTTTTTTTAATGTTCAGATTTCTGCTGCTGATCGGCAATATTTTCTGTTATGTTATTATAACAGGCTCTCAAAAAGTCAGGGATCCGGTTTCCCAACCAGTCTAATGTTAACCGGTCACTACTGGAATTATATGAACGGTTCACACTCGAATCATTCCTGACACGCACTGATGCACAACAGGAAGAGCGGTTCCCTGAATTCTATGAATGTTTAGAAGCACCGCGCTCTTTTTTGGAGAATCTGATGCAAGGACTCACTGATCATAGTTGCAAAAAAGAAACAAAATTACTTTCTTTTTATTTTAAGGAAATTCATAAGAGCCTGTTCCATTTCTTTTTCATGGTTGTGAATTTGTTATAAGTCTACGTGTTTGTTTGCTTCCAAGTCTATTTTAAATAATAAAATAGCGGAAAGAGGCAATACTCTTGACTTGACCAGCCTTATCGGTCAATGTCGATGGGTATGGTTCAGGTTATTCCGGTTTTTCTTAAAAAGGCGGGCCGGGTTCCTGTAGCGATAACATGTCGACATTTATTTTTTCAGTTATATGTTTTTCTGAATTATGAAGAGAGCTTTAAGCGCAATAGGTTTTCATGGTACCAGCAAAAGTAATTATGAGGGTATTAAGCGTCAAGGATTTCTTCTCAGTGATAATTCGTATGATTGGCTTGGTGTTGGTTTTTATTTTTTCCAGGATGCACCAAACAGGGCGAAAGAGTGGGCGAAACGACATGAAGATCCGATTATTATTGGCGCAGAGATCAGTCTGGATCATTGTATGGATCTTCTTGATAATGTATGGTATGAACTGTTACACAGGGTATTTATAGCGTACGAAGGGGCTTGTCGTAAAAAAAATATACCTATGGCCATTCAAACGCCAGGGAACCATAGGAGAGACAAAATTGTAATAGACATGGCAGTGCGCGCACTTGCGGAGAGGGGCTTTTCAGTGAAGACGGTGAGATCTGTATTTAAAGAAGGTCCTGAATGTTTTCAGAATTCGGCTCTGACCACTCAGAATCATGTTCAGATTGCTGTTAGAGATATATCCACAATAGTGGATTTTTGGTCTGAAGAATTAAACTGATAGTGTTAATGGATCATAATGAAATTCAAAATATAGTTCTCGATTATGTTAACTCGTTATCCAAAGATGAGTTGGAGCGGTATAATCATGATCCGAAATATGATGGTGAGGATGCAGGTGCATTTGGTCTTGCAGAGTATTCGCTTGAACAGAAATACGATAGATGTAAAAAAGTATTGTCTATAACAAGGAGTGCCGTCTGCGCAAATCAGGGCCAGTTAGTTCAGTTTATGTTTTTAGCTGCCGAAAAGCATAAGGCGCTGCGTGTTTTAATGCAGGCGCCTCAGCGACGGGATGCTGGCTTGATTAAAGAAAAGATCCTTGAGTTGAGGGATTATATTGATTTTCATCTCAAGAAGAATATTGATCGAAATATCGAATATATATATCAGTATTTTGATGGCAGATGTGATATAAAGCCGAGGATATGTATTAAAGGAAAGTCTGTTGTTGATAAAAAACATCAGATTATTCGCATATTTTCAGACAAATCACTTCAATATAATTCTAATGTTGATATAGATAAGAGCAGCGCATATAAGTACATTAAAGACAATGGGAGATATTACCTGCAAAATGATATTCCTGGTTCCGTAAAAAGAAATACGTACGAAAATTCACGTCTGGACATTGATAAGATAAATCATTATATGTCGATAGATGCAGATTTGAATAGCGTTTGGTCAAATTGCTGGAAAAATAGTCCTATCGATGAACGTAACGGGTTATCATTTTACAAGTCGACACTGATTATTCCGGTGACACTGTTGAATAATGCTCTGGATAAAGAGTTTGTTTACGAATTTAATTCCAAGATAGATAAAGAGGTGGGTGAAAGTGTTATAAACCCGAATGAAATTGAGCGTACAATATTTGCGTTTTTATGTATTGATCATGTTGAAAAGTGGTATTTTGATGAAGAGGATGATGTGAGAATTGGGTATATGATTGCCGATCTGATCTCTTTTTATCTTTTTTTACGGGTTATGTATATCGAAATTTCTGACGTTTTTGCTAATGCGTGTCAGTATTTGAACGAGTGCGGGGTTGATATCACGATTAATAAACACGTTTATGCCCCTGTTGATGAGGATTTATCTGCTGAGTGTGTAACGGGTGAAGATGAGTACAGTAAAACCAATAATAACCTTATCGCGTCAATAAGTGGTTTGATTGCGGATTGATAACGCCAGGCAAAATGACAGATACAGGATACGTTAACCCCGCTGTATTTTATTCCAAAACCTTCTGTTTGACGAGATAACTTCCTGAAAATACTTATCTGCCGGTATAGCGGATTCGGGTTCTGTCCGGATTTCGTGTTTTTCGGTGTTGTCGTGGCTGAAGGCTTTGAGAACGAGGTTGCGCAATTGTACGATCTCCGATATCGTTTTGGTCTGTAGATCCATCTTTACTTCCTGCCAGAAATCTTGTGAGCTCTACTCCTTCAGTCGGGATTTGAACACAAGCCTTTTTCAGAAAGCCCTGATTATCGAAGCTGCAGGGAATTTCAAAGGCCTCTTTTGTTTGCTGTGCGTAAAATCACGTTGTTTTCCTGCCGTTCTTGTTATCAAGAAAGCTTTTAGCGTTTCGCTCCAGTTCGTCAAAAAAGTCTGGCTTGCCGAACGGCTTCACCAGCAGCAGGGTTGAACCGACTACTATCCCGGTGCCCGGAAAGACTCATGTAGGGGCGGCGAATCCGTCTGGATTTTCATCGATCACAACAGGATCGCGACACTCTGAGTTTGACAAGTATACGCCGTTGGGCTCGCCACCTTGTTCGATGCGAGATCTAAAAAAATCGTCGGACCACCTTCGGTGGTCATTTCTGTTGTCGGTTGGTAACCCCAAATTGTGGCGCACGTCAGTTCGTCCCTCACTGTCGTTCACCACAATTTTTGTTACTGCCCTCTCGCTCAAAAGCAAAGCCGGAATGAGCAGTCAACTGACTACGGGACGAAGGCCAGGCGGAAGCCGGCGATGTTGAGGCGGAGGTCGGGGGTGACGAGGATGCGATAAGCCGACCGACAGTGCCTCGCATCGTCGTTCCAGCCACCCCCCCGAAGCACACGGGTCGAACGAGTTGTATCATCCCACCAGCTATCCGTCCACTCCCATACATTGCCAGCCATATCGTACAGCCCTTCGGGTGTTGCTCCTTCGGGATAGCTGCCAACCGGTGTTGTTGCGCCGACATTATCATTATAGTTGAGCAGTGTCGAGTTCGGTTCACCCTTCTTTTTAGGCCACGGATAGGCACGTTTTTCTTTTCCTGCGGCGGCATATTCCCACTCCCATTCTGTGGGTAAACGATACCTGCTGGTATCCTGACCATTACTTGCCATGAGAGATAGCCATAAACAATAGGTTCGCGCGGCATACCAGGTAATACCGACAACGGGCTGCTCATCACCGCCGAATTTCCGGTCTTCATCATATTTCGAACGAAACAGAGCAACCAAATCGTTTTTTCCCTCTTTGAGCCATGGTGCAAATTTTGAATCCCATCGGTTGTTTTGTGCAATGTCGTTTATTTGTTTCTGTAATGCGGCGTCTTTCTTAAGTGCGGCAATGAATGAACGGTATCGTTTGTTTGTTACCGGATATTTGGAGAAATAGATGCTTTCTTCACGTTTTTCTTCGTTTGTTTTCGGTATCAGGATGTACTGCGCATCGTCTTCATATGTATTGCTGATGATACGGGGTCGTTGTTTTGGCTGGCTGTCATGTTTTGTTTTTTCTTTTTCTTTCGGCGGAAGGTTACGATTGATACCGGCTGTTCGTTCCAGTTGGTTAATAAGCCCGTCAGCTTTATCAAGTACCCGCTGTTTCAGGTTGTCATCAGGTTCGTACGTTTGTTTGGTTCGCTCGTGAAAATTTCGAACAGCATCAAGTGCAGCAGACTTGTTGATAACCTCAAGACAATCAAGCACATGCCACTGTACACCAAGTGAAAGTTTACTGTCTTTAAGCTTTTGGCATAACGCCCCGGTTGAGCACTCCCTGGATTCCCGTATCAAGGTTTTCATCAACTGCAACTTTCGTTGCAATACATCGGTCGTTATTTCCGGATTGAACAACTGATTCATAAAGCTGTCAAAAATATCCGCATCGATCTGGGCGAAATAAAACCTCAGCGTTTCATCCCATTCCCACTTACGGTCATCATAATGCTGAACGATCGACCGGATAAAAGCATCCGATTTGCTGCAACGCAGCATCTCTAAACTTGCCAGATATTCCTGAAACGTCTTATGCCAGAATCGGAATGCCTTCCCGTTCGGTTTCAGAATTCCACTTCTGTTTACCATAAAACCGAAAAACGTGTCAAGACCGACTGTCGTAGTGAGCAACCGAAAACGGCTTTCCATAATCTCTTTCATTTCGCCCTCAGAAAGATCGAGACAGGTTTTTTTTTGCATGGTATAGGCAAGAAGTCCGAGAACCGTTGCTGACTGTTCCGGATCGATACCATACGATATTTGCCGGGCGTTATCCCTGCCATGAAGCAGATACACGATGACAACGCGATACAAGGCAATTCTGGAATCGGGTTTAAAATCCCGCAGCTTGTAGAGCAAAGCCATCAGCTTCAACAGCAGAGGAATACCTGCAATCTGCTGCAAACCCTTTTTCTTCTTTTCCGTTTCCTCGCTGCTCATCTCTTCGCCCTTATCGCCTTCTTGAGGATAGAGATATGCATACAGTTCCCTTGCCTTATCGTCCGGAGGGGTATTATCGTGTATCGTGAAGCCTCGCTCCTTTTCAAATTTCGAAGCAGCCCTGAACCACTTCAA
This region includes:
- a CDS encoding SH3 domain-containing protein, which codes for MAEENKNFWGTIPGILTGIGTVLTAATGFYMAISGGSPTAKHKPEASAPPATAVMQATVQTTPAKEEVTPHLQDIFILKAVIDDPDGFTNVRSMKSSSSSIVAKVTRNEQFHTYLQDGSWWQVKTADGKIGYMHTGHIRILQDPR
- a CDS encoding TetR/AcrR family transcriptional regulator, which translates into the protein MARPFKALQMPNLSESIKEAAWRQINEFGASSLSLRKIARELGITAPAIYNYFPDRDALVTALIIDAYASFGDCQHEAGQAHPGQGREIERLKATGLAYRKWALVHPLRYLLIFGNPVPGYVPPMQKLLPVMMRSLGTLVGIIAELHVLGRLHIEGVPLPMLKPGNRFFALMETADEGMHAVYAVAMLIWSRVHGLVSLEITGQQLPFAEDGAALYLFELDSICRQFVRSPESAPDATGFSSNH
- a CDS encoding NAD(P)H-dependent oxidoreductase codes for the protein MKALIFDGSPEGDSTGGRLAEVLAELLAAKGYETGHIVLRQKTIGNCNGCFQCWLKTPGICVLDDDNRELSQRFIGSDLLILLTPVTFGGYSPELKRMLDHFIANVSPFFMTVNGETHHRNRYAAYPDLLVIGWLDQPDRVQESLFNHLAWRNSINFYAKRSSWGIIERSAGSVVLRQKLADLFQGLDSPAERVEMKLPDVAAVSGKSGPPRKALLLCGSPRMAKSTSDSLGGYLLDRLEAQGVETQTIYIYKMLHDGRKVQQMLDAVDSTDLCILAFPLYIDSLPAPVLSALRMIKEHRKARPAQGGFAAIANCGFIESAQNENALAACEAFAGASGFNWMGSVSVGGGEGLVHGRPLAELGGPAIPYRRALDSVAQFLAAGKPVPEDARRQLGRPFVQSWIFRFFGSRNWKKRARQNGVLHKLNDCPYQPSAR
- a CDS encoding MAC/perforin domain-containing protein, whose amino-acid sequence is MPKKNAGTPAKKVKDALPSAGSSTAVKLATGSSGTPAAPSAGSSATVKPATGSSGTPAAPSTGSSTTGKPASGSPATGTPATGAQSSGTPPSGTGTAPAAVASQTTAGAWLSKNQAADYIQRFQDAGYDDLSDLLPEIIRTVLQSEKPGVVDRLVRIRTQELRQPQPLPAPALKPGMEMDLSAPVLKGMDGISIKLPDLGFAPGPDKRGDVVSPASMTDEDWLALAINSDMLMGLDLENFFEGESSTPQECFAPALWWKVPASREFFNCEHLSAKINTEITYTSKSATMVSAGFTSVTASVSTPWVSASVSHEKSYRNAQSSKISTLYIVGMYDLDRVRVDLDECTVVSPRFVAAVENALADPNPKDALAKVFQKYGQIIGRQITLGGRLFFVHVKEEMENSRIETLKSTTSAAIAGAYGAFGGSGSVSFGSSSEKQESSQSMNEKIAFQAIGGDVTLANEPEKWKDTIKSPAMWEVIRYDKIRYTYELLSPELRELVLMYWERPMGSDEGPIVLPKAKVETMKSSDGVAITGFKIHFGQKVPGLSMRYYATSEDGSFYDWVNEGKLCGTESNGASPLQDFLVELTGGLARRYELHYRAMRADDTFTEWVSGTKICGAKGMKIKDIQAVLSPLGGGIVRIPAESFIPSEGKGTYDIGKYGTGIVNAAVPGEWVLTYQCQYTGSKPVRRRLEALFASANESRPVKVEFNGAIVNGAALEYATGAWDTSGLRTARIGTVTLLPGMNTLKISRPGPGSPHMKEFRLVAEVIDIPATSFIGTTPLGKNNYGLGVIDSGACGNSVTVPYEFTFTGKKPTTLMLEGVYTAMDSRPVDIVINPEDEKPQTFSKVMATVTGSWWKDRQRVETIGDVIVRPGKNTLMLRTTKNALPHIQEFRLVSKETFFDFDPDAD
- a CDS encoding DUF4405 domain-containing protein yields the protein MSVSMKSWATPLAIGSFIILAVTGILMFFKIEGGYIKPVHEWLSWAMVAGVLLHIFANWKSFLAYFSKIPAVSIISIGVIVTALAVFMPASRDGGNPKMKMMKAIESARLETVAEISGKESSEIVAALKEKGIMVDDPTMTVRQIARTNNKEAMEVLGVVFR